ATAGTAACTCTTGAGAATCTTAAGATACTTTTCAAGAGCAGAGGAAAAAACTAATGTGGGTTTCTTTCCTGTGTCAGAAGTCTAACCAGATCAAGCCCAGACATGTATAATACAAGTCTCAGACTGCTCTGTCCCTGTTGGGGCCACGCTCCACAATCTTACTTGTTTAAATCTCGAGGTTGGGTCTACACCTGTCTGCTTCATAGAGTCCATGACAGACTTCATTTCTACAGCCTCCTTAATAAGCTGGTGGTTTTCCATCTGCTTAGCTTTGAAGCTGTCGGCCTGAAGCTGCTGCTGGTGACTGGAGAGAAGCTGTGATTTACCTGTCTCCTCAGTTTTATTAGGCACTGATGGCCCTAGTTTAGAATGGTTTTTGTTAGGCTCCGGAGTAGAGGGAGCTTTTGAGATTGTGGCCGATGGCATGTTTTTCTGTTTAGTTTCCTCCTTGCCCAGCTCTTTCAAGGGGAGCTCGCTTTTCCTTTCACAGTCTCCTCTCCCAGTCTGGGCCATTTTCTGCTCTGCCAGCCTCTGATCTTCATAGTACTTCTCATATTGCTGTCTATAGGCAGGGCTGGTGGCCATCAGAGACTTCTGGTCCATATAGAGTCCATAGGCATACTGGCCATAATAAAGTGACTGAGCCAGGGCAGGATGTCTTTGTGTGATCACCGATTGGTGCTGAGGCTGTAAGGATGCAGAATTGTGGTCCACTTTCTTAGAATCTAACTGCTCTGCCTTGTCTTTCTTTTCAGCATCTTCCTCAGACTCCTTCTTGATCTTCATTCCCTGCGTGCTCCCACTATTTCCAGCTGCAGGGGCGCCGACCTGCCCAGGATGCATGTAACTTGGAGAATAATAAGGATCATAGCCGTGGTAATAGGGAGAATGGGATTCTTTCAGTTGAGATGATTGTGCTGTAGTTGAAGAATGCCCTTTTACCACACTGTCCTTACTAGAAATAATATCTGATGGGGAACTGGCCTTTGATCTCATGCCCTCTGACCTGCTGTCGGAACCACCATCGTCAGCAGCATCGGATATGTCTGAATAGGCCGGGCTACTTGTCTTTGCAGCTGAACTCTCTGCCCCATTCTGGGTCAACACATGCAGAGGTGCGATTGGTGCCTGCCCGTTCACCAAAGTGCTGCATTCCATCCTCGAGGCGCTCCCTATGGAAGGGCTGGGAGCGTTGTCTGTGAAAGTGTAAACCTTATCGGCCTCAGCTTTGATACTGGCCATGCGGCTCTCCTGAGACTCGGACAGTCCATTTGCCAGCCCTTCATTCTTGTTGAGATGATCCTTTAAAAAATGCCCAGGTAAATCTTTGCTGGCCCCCTTGGAGTCCTCTAGTTTCCCCAGCTTGGCATCCATTTTTGGGCTTCCCgtctctttcccttctttgtcctttaGCTTTcgcttctcctttttctttttgtctttgagtGACACCAGAGCTGGGTTCACGGTGATGGGCTCTCCCATAATCGTGGGCTTTGGTTGAATGGGTTTTAACGGAGGACTCTTTGGTGTAGCCTGAACAACAGTTGTTGTGAGGGAGGGCAGTCCGGGTATTGTCCCAGTGGTGGTGGTTGTAAAGGTTGCAGTGGGTATAGCGATTAGTTGTGGCGgagtgggggctggggcaggggcaatGGGCCGGGCACTTTTCAGTTTAGAGAGGTTTTTGTCCATTTTGCAGTTGTTAGCCTTTTTGCCCTTTTCTTTATCTCCTAAACTTTTCTTGTCAATTAATCCTTCTGCTTCCAGCTTAGGCATCTCAGCAGCCAAACTGCCGTCTGCTGCTGAGCAACTGTCTAACGCAGCCGTCATGTTGGAGATCACTGGAAGGTTGTTCAGTTCATTGTTAAGGCCCTTCTTTTTGCCAGAATTCTTCCCAGCTTTAGCACCAATAATGGAACCTGGGCCATTGCTCATcagctctctctttccctttgggGTGCCAGGCGGGTTTCCAGCACCAGGGGATGCCGGTGCCTTCACCTGGTCATAAGCAGATACACTTgtgcttggctcactgcattcaAGTGCCACATTACTCAATGCTTCCTCGCAGTCCGAGATCTTGTCCTCGCTGTCAGGCTCGAACTCCAGCTTGTTTTCTGGGTCTAAGTGTGCATGAGCCTGGTGGTACCTCAGGCCATTAATGTGCTTGTACTTTTTGTTGCAGTTCGGGTGGGGACAGTCGATTAACACTGGAGAAGAGCAGCCTTGGTCCAAAAAAGTAGTCTCTGGTTTCCCTTGAGGGGTAGTGGGAGTGCTTCTGGAATTTGTGCGGACACGCTTCCCAGGCTTATTGTCCTCAGAGCTGGAGTTCAGGTCCAGCTCCATTGGAggcttgtttttccttttgttggtgGAGGAAGGGCTGGCTTTGATGTCCTCAGCAGCACAATTTGGGGGTGTCCTTCGTCCGCTGGCATTGAGGCTGCCCCGCCTCCCTTTCCCATTGGCCCCCCCTCTGTTCTTGTTCTGCAGCCCTCTGGACTCCGTGAAGCTGGCCTCAGAGCCGGGGGCAGCAGCAGCAGACCTTGCTCTCTTCCCTCTGCCCCGGCCCCCTCTCATCTCCAGGTCACTTGTTGGTGACTCACAAAACCTATGGAAGCAAGTAACAGATGTAAAAATGAGCATCCCCAAAAGAGCCAAGTGAAATCACAAAGTACACAATGCAGCAAAGAGGAGTCAACACTCCAATAGCTTAAGGGCTGGGCCCAGTCAAGGAAAAGACTGACGATTTCTGACACCTGCAAAAGAACAGGTTACCAAGGGCTTATATTCTTCCTcagaaaaaccaaagaaaaacagCTCAAGTAGCTAGCTTCCAATCCAGTTCAAATTCCcactttgagaaaaaaatgaaaacaaagacaggagagaaggggtggggagtAGAGATCTTCTGACAGAAAAGAAATCTAGCATCTGCATTTTACTGCGTTCAGTCCTAAATTGCTCATTTCTCCTTTGCCTGGTTTCAATTACAGGCACACTTTTATGTATTATGAATCTCTCTCTATAGTTTCCCTGCAAAGAGaggatgggggaaggagagaaataaaaggcCTTGTTCCTACCTGGGAGGGGCCCAGTCGTGCTTGGTGCAGTCCAGTAGGGTTCCCACGTACGTTTTGTTCCTCCACGTGACATTGACCACTAGGACACCTGCAGGAGGCAGGGGATGAAAAAGGATCATAGTTACCACTGATTACTATTATTTCCAGttcacttattcattctttctttcttttttttttttttttttttgacagcaaAGTTCTATTCTCATTTGCTTTCAAAAGCTGTGGTTTGCATTCTTCCTCTTTCTGGTTTCAGTGACCTCAAGTTAAAACCCACAGGAAATAATGTGTGTTGTGCATTTGTGCGCGTGCGCACGTGGTACAAAAGGGTGAGACTGTGTGTGAGAGTGTAATCAAGATACTGCTGACAGAAGGAAATGGTTTTTGCCATGTCCTGCTGTAAAACAGCAACACTCACctcttaatttttctattattacacATAATTGCTTTCGTTTGGCAAGCAGCCAACATAAACTAGCGCCAGTTACCAGTGCTTAAACCAGAGGGTGACTGAAAGGAATCGGTTTTGTTTCCAATTCAACAATATAAAATGATGGtgatttttattaagaaaaaaaattatgcaggtgtataaaaataggcatagaGAGGAGAGTGGGGACTTAAGAGTCTAGATAGCAGACAATCAACTATTATTTCACTTCCCTAATCCTCCCCTCTTTGACTTTGTGGGACAATAATCAGCCTGGGTACCATATCTgtttcagtgtttggttttgtttcatatTAAGGACTCCTAAAATAGCcctcttaagaaaataaatgtgcacAATAGATTTACTCTTGGGGTTATCTTTGGAATCAACTTTGGTAAGCATTTGCCTCAGAGGATTAGAAAAGAAATCTCAAAACTAACACACTTGTTTCCTGCAAGCCATTCTGCTTTGTCCAACTGCTTTTCAGACAGACAATTTAATTTAGCACTGCATCTGTGAATTACTAAACTTAAGTGTGCTTAGTATACCAAATGTcacagagaaacaaaatataatatcCTCTTTATTTCTGAGAGGACaaatgtcaaattaaaaaaaaaatcacttctttaaagcatattttaataGG
The Macaca mulatta isolate MMU2019108-1 chromosome 6, T2T-MMU8v2.0, whole genome shotgun sequence DNA segment above includes these coding regions:
- the ZNF608 gene encoding zinc finger protein 608 isoform X4; its protein translation is MQLEGKGQLHPIQTVDPLFTVPAPPPPISSSLTPQILPSYFSPSSSNIAAPVEQLLVRTRSVGVNTCEVGVVTEPECLGPCEPGTSVNLEGIVWHETEEGVLVVNVTWRNKTYVGTLLDCTKHDWAPPRFCESPTSDLEMRGGRGRGKRARSAAAAPGSEASFTESRGLQNKNRGGANGKGRRGSLNASGRRTPPNCAAEDIKASPSSTNKRKNKPPMELDLNSSSEDNKPGKRVRTNSRSTPTTPQGKPETTFLDQGCSSPVLIDCPHPNCNKKYKHINGLRYHQAHAHLDPENKLEFEPDSEDKISDCEEALSNVALECSEPSTSVSAYDQVKAPASPGAGNPPGTPKGKRELMSNGPGSIIGAKAGKNSGKKKGLNNELNNLPVISNMTAALDSCSAADGSLAAEMPKLEAEGLIDKKSLGDKEKGKKANNCKMDKNLSKLKSARPIAPAPAPTPPQLIAIPTATFTTTTTGTIPGLPSLTTTVVQATPKSPPLKPIQPKPTIMGEPITVNPALVSLKDKKKKEKRKLKDKEGKETGSPKMDAKLGKLEDSKGASKDLPGHFLKDHLNKNEGLANGLSESQESRMASIKAEADKVYTFTDNAPSPSIGSASRMECSTLVNGQAPIAPLHVLTQNGAESSAAKTSSPAYSDISDAADDGGSDSRSEGMRSKASSPSDIISSKDSVVKGHSSTTAQSSQLKESHSPYYHGYDPYYSPSYMHPGQVGAPAAGNSGSTQGMKIKKESEEDAEKKDKAEQLDSKKVDHNSASLQPQHQSVITQRHPALAQSLYYGQYAYGLYMDQKSLMATSPAYRQQYEKYYEDQRLAEQKMAQTGRGDCERKSELPLKELGKEETKQKNMPSATISKAPSTPEPNKNHSKLGPSVPNKTEETGKSQLLSSHQQQLQADSFKAKQMENHQLIKEAVEMKSVMDSMKQTGVDPTSRFKQDPDSRTWHHYVYQPKYLDQQKSEELDREKKLKEDSPRKTPNKESGVPSLPVSLTSIKEEPKEAKRPDSQSMEESKLKNDDRKTPVNWKDSRGTRVAVSSPMSQHQSYIQYLHAYPYPQMYDPSHPAYRAVSPVLMHSYPGAYLSPGFHYPVYGKMSGREETEKVNTSPSINTKTTTESKALDLLQQHANQYRSKSPAPVEKATAEREREAERERDRHSPFGQRHLHTHHHTHVGMGYPLIPGQYDPFQGLTSAALVASQQVAAQASASGMFPGQRRE
- the ZNF608 gene encoding zinc finger protein 608 isoform X3 — protein: MKSKMELEARLPRAFQNQVDPLFTVPAPPPPISSSLTPQILPSYFSPSSSNIAAPVEQLLVRTRSVGVNTCEVGVVTEPECLGPCEPGTSVNLEGIVWHETEEGVLVVNVTWRNKTYVGTLLDCTKHDWAPPRFCESPTSDLEMRGGRGRGKRARSAAAAPGSEASFTESRGLQNKNRGGANGKGRRGSLNASGRRTPPNCAAEDIKASPSSTNKRKNKPPMELDLNSSSEDNKPGKRVRTNSRSTPTTPQGKPETTFLDQGCSSPVLIDCPHPNCNKKYKHINGLRYHQAHAHLDPENKLEFEPDSEDKISDCEEALSNVALECSEPSTSVSAYDQVKAPASPGAGNPPGTPKGKRELMSNGPGSIIGAKAGKNSGKKKGLNNELNNLPVISNMTAALDSCSAADGSLAAEMPKLEAEGLIDKKSLGDKEKGKKANNCKMDKNLSKLKSARPIAPAPAPTPPQLIAIPTATFTTTTTGTIPGLPSLTTTVVQATPKSPPLKPIQPKPTIMGEPITVNPALVSLKDKKKKEKRKLKDKEGKETGSPKMDAKLGKLEDSKGASKDLPGHFLKDHLNKNEGLANGLSESQESRMASIKAEADKVYTFTDNAPSPSIGSASRMECSTLVNGQAPIAPLHVLTQNGAESSAAKTSSPAYSDISDAADDGGSDSRSEGMRSKASSPSDIISSKDSVVKGHSSTTAQSSQLKESHSPYYHGYDPYYSPSYMHPGQVGAPAAGNSGSTQGMKIKKESEEDAEKKDKAEQLDSKKVDHNSASLQPQHQSVITQRHPALAQSLYYGQYAYGLYMDQKSLMATSPAYRQQYEKYYEDQRLAEQKMAQTGRGDCERKSELPLKELGKEETKQKNMPSATISKAPSTPEPNKNHSKLGPSVPNKTEETGKSQLLSSHQQQLQADSFKAKQMENHQLIKEAVEMKSVMDSMKQTGVDPTSRFKQDPDSRTWHHYVYQPKYLDQQKSEELDREKKLKEDSPRKTPNKESGVPSLPVSLTSIKEEPKEAKRPDSQSMEESKLKNDDRKTPVNWKDSRGTRVAVSSPMSQHQSYIQYLHAYPYPQMYDPSHPAYRAVSPVLMHSYPGAYLSPGFHYPVYGKMSGREETEKVNTSPSINTKTTTESKALDLLQQHANQYRSKSPAPVEKATAEREREAERERDRHSPFGQRHLHTHHHTHVGMGYPLIPGQYDPFQGLTSAALVASQQVAAQASASGMFPGQRRE
- the ZNF608 gene encoding zinc finger protein 608 isoform X1: MSVNISTAGKGVDPNTVDTYDSGDDWEIGVGNLIIDLDADLEKDRQKFEMNNSTNTTSSSNSKDCGGPASSGAGATAALADGLKFASVQASAPQGNSHKETSKSKVKRSKTSKDANKSLPSAALYGIPEISSTGKRQEVQGRPGEATGMNSALGQSVSSGGSGNPNSNSTSTSTSAATAGAGSCGKSKEEKPGKSQSSRGAKRDKDAGKSRKDKHDLLQGHQNGSGSQAPSGGHLYGFGAKSNGGGASPFHCGGTGSGSVAAAGEVSKSAPDSGLMGNSMLVKKEEEEEESHRRIKKLKTEKVDPLFTVPAPPPPISSSLTPQILPSYFSPSSSNIAAPVEQLLVRTRSVGVNTCEVGVVTEPECLGPCEPGTSVNLEGIVWHETEEGVLVVNVTWRNKTYVGTLLDCTKHDWAPPRFCESPTSDLEMRGGRGRGKRARSAAAAPGSEASFTESRGLQNKNRGGANGKGRRGSLNASGRRTPPNCAAEDIKASPSSTNKRKNKPPMELDLNSSSEDNKPGKRVRTNSRSTPTTPQGKPETTFLDQGCSSPVLIDCPHPNCNKKYKHINGLRYHQAHAHLDPENKLEFEPDSEDKISDCEEALSNVALECSEPSTSVSAYDQVKAPASPGAGNPPGTPKGKRELMSNGPGSIIGAKAGKNSGKKKGLNNELNNLPVISNMTAALDSCSAADGSLAAEMPKLEAEGLIDKKSLGDKEKGKKANNCKMDKNLSKLKSARPIAPAPAPTPPQLIAIPTATFTTTTTGTIPGLPSLTTTVVQATPKSPPLKPIQPKPTIMGEPITVNPALVSLKDKKKKEKRKLKDKEGKETGSPKMDAKLGKLEDSKGASKDLPGHFLKDHLNKNEGLANGLSESQESRMASIKAEADKVYTFTDNAPSPSIGSASRMECSTLVNGQAPIAPLHVLTQNGAESSAAKTSSPAYSDISDAADDGGSDSRSEGMRSKASSPSDIISSKDSVVKGHSSTTAQSSQLKESHSPYYHGYDPYYSPSYMHPGQVGAPAAGNSGSTQGMKIKKESEEDAEKKDKAEQLDSKKVDHNSASLQPQHQSVITQRHPALAQSLYYGQYAYGLYMDQKSLMATSPAYRQQYEKYYEDQRLAEQKMAQTGRGDCERKSELPLKELGKEETKQKNMPSATISKAPSTPEPNKNHSKLGPSVPNKTEETGKSQLLSSHQQQLQADSFKAKQMENHQLIKEAVEMKSVMDSMKQTGVDPTSRFKQDPDSRTWHHYVYQPKYLDQQKSEELDREKKLKEDSPRKTPNKESGVPSLPVSLTSIKEEPKEAKRPDSQSMEESKLKNDDRKTPVNWKDSRGTRVAVSSPMSQHQSYIQYLHAYPYPQMYDPSHPAYRAVSPVLMHSYPGAYLSPGFHYPVYGKMSGREETEKVNTSPSINTKTTTESKALDLLQQHANQYRSKSPAPVEKATAEREREAERERDRHSPFGQRHLHTHHHTHVGMGYPLIPGQYDPFQGLTSAALVASQQVAAQASASGMFPGQRRE
- the ZNF608 gene encoding zinc finger protein 608 isoform X2 encodes the protein MSVNISTAGKGVDPNTVDTYDSGDDWEIGVGNLIIDLDADLEKDRQKFEMNNSTNTTSSSNSKDCGGPASSGAGATAALADGLKFASVQASAPQGNSHKETSKSKVKRSKTSKDANKSLPSAALYGIPEISSTGKRQEVQGRPGEATGMNSALGQSVSSGGSGNPNSNSTSTSTSAATAGAGSCGKSKEEKPGKSQSSRGAKRDKDAGKSRKDKHDLLQGHQNGSGSQAPSGGHLYGFGAKSNGGGASPFHCGGTGSGSVAAAGEVSKSAPDSGLMGNSMLVKKEEEEEESHRRIKKLKTEKVDPLFTVPAPPPPISSSLTPQILPSYFSPSSSNIAAPVEQLLVRTRSVGVNTCEVGVVTEPECLGPCEPGTSVNLEGIVWHETEEGVLVVNVTWRNKTYVGTLLDCTKHDWAPPRFCESPTSDLEMRGGRGRGKRARSAAAAPGSEASFTESRGLQNKNRGGANGKGRRGSLNASGRRTPPNCAAEDIKASPSSTNKRKNKPPMELDLNSSSEDNKPGKRVRTNSRSTPTTPQGKPETTFLDQGCSSPVLIDCPHPNCNKKYKHINGLRYHQAHAHLDPENKLEFEPDSEDKISDCEEALSNVALECSEPSTSVSAYDQVKAPASPGAGNPPGTPKGKRELMSNGPGSIIGAKAGKNSGKKKGLNNELNNLPVISNMTAALDSCSAADGSLAAEMPKLEAEGLIDKKSLGDKEKGKKANNCKMDKNLSKLKSARPIAPAPAPTPPQLIAIPTATFTTTTTGTIPGLPSLTTTVVQATPKSPPLKPIQPKPTIMGEPITVNPALVSLKDKKKKEKRKLKDKEGKETGSPKMDAKLGKLEDSKGASKDLPGHFLKDHLNKNEGLANGLSESQESRMASIKAEADKVYTFTDNAPSPSIGSASRMECSTLVNGQAPIAPLHVLTQNGAESSAAKTSSPAYSDISDAADDGGSDSRSEGMRSKASSPSDIISSKDSVVKGHSSTTAQSSQLKESHSPYYHGYDPYYSPSYMHPGQVGAPAAGNSGSTQGMKIKKESEEDAEKKDKAEQLDSKKVDHNSASLQPQHQSVITQRHPALAQSLYYGQYAYGLYMDQKSLMATSPAYRQQYEKYYEDQRLAEQKMAQTGRGDCERKSELPLKELGKEETKQKNMPSATISKAPSTPEPNKNHSKLGPSVPNKTEETGKSQLLSSHQQQLQADSFKAKQMENHQLIKEAVEMKSVMDSMKQTGVDPTSRFKQDPDSRTWHHYVYQPKYLDQQKSEELDREKKLKEDSPRKTPNKESGVPSLPVSLTSIKEEPKEAKRPDSQSMEESKLKNDDRKTPVNWKDSRGTRVAVSSPMSQHQSYIQYLHAYPYPQMYDPSHPAYRAVSPVLMHSYPGAYLSPGFHYPVYGKMSGREETEKVNTSPSINTKTTTESKALDLLQQHANQYRSKSPAPVEKATAEREREAERERDRHSPFGQRHLHTHHHTHVGMGYPLIPGQYDPFQGLTSAALVASQQVAAQASASGMFPGQRR